The Mucilaginibacter rubeus genomic interval TAAAGTATATGATAAGACCTGATATCACCACACCTAAGGACACAATGGCATCAACAGCCATGTGCAAATAAGCACCTTTAATGTTGAGATCGGTATCTTTATCTTTTACAAACAACCATGCTGTAAAGGCATTAATGGCAATACCAATAAAGGCAACCCAGGCCATTGTTCCGCCTGATACCACTTCGGGGTTCATGAAACGGATAACAGCTTCATAAATAATAAAACCAACGGCAACAAACAATATCACAGCATTGAAAAAGGATACAATGATGGTTGACCGTTTATAACCGTACGTGTATTTACTGTTAGCGCTTACTTTGGTAAGTTTAAAAGCAAGCAGGGCCAGCGCAAGCGAAGCTACATCGCTCAGGTTATGGCCGGCATCGGTTAACAGGGATAGCGAATGTGTAATAAAGCCTGTAATAGCCTCAACCACCACAAACACCGAGTTGAGCACAATACCCCAAATAAAAGCCGAGTTTAAATGATCGAGTTTAGGGGCGTGATCATGGTGATGGTGCCCATGCCCGTGCGAATGTGAGTGTGAATGATCGTGACCTGCTGACATTTAGCAAAGGTAGATAAAATGTGCAGATGTGCAGATTTTAGATGTGCAGATTCATTTGTTGTTCATGTTTTGAACCTTGATTAACTTGATTTTAGGATTGCATGAAGCGATTTTACGTATAAATCATCAAGGCAATCCTAAAATCCTAAAAATCATGGTTCGGGTCACTCATGATGATAGGGCTCCCCCTTCATAATGGTATATGCCCTATACAGCTGCTCCACAAAAAACAGGCGTACCATCTGGTGCGAAAATGTCATGCGCGAAAGGGAGATC includes:
- a CDS encoding cation diffusion facilitator family transporter gives rise to the protein MSAGHDHSHSHSHGHGHHHHDHAPKLDHLNSAFIWGIVLNSVFVVVEAITGFITHSLSLLTDAGHNLSDVASLALALLAFKLTKVSANSKYTYGYKRSTIIVSFFNAVILFVAVGFIIYEAVIRFMNPEVVSGGTMAWVAFIGIAINAFTAWLFVKDKDTDLNIKGAYLHMAVDAIVSLGVVISGLIIYFTKLYWIDSVVSLIIGIVILRGTWSLLIASLRLEMDGVPAEMDLDKIKTELKKAKGVVDVHHMHVWALSTTENALTAHLVIKPESMADFDNIKHDLRHRLEHLDISHSTFEPEFSEEECKQPECL